In Choloepus didactylus isolate mChoDid1 chromosome 6, mChoDid1.pri, whole genome shotgun sequence, one DNA window encodes the following:
- the COLCA2 gene encoding colorectal cancer-associated protein 2, protein LASRPRAHRIQSLPRRHAWPEKPKVYQGVRVKITVKELLQQRRAHQAASGGTLSGSSSVDISDPVTPSSAGLYFEPEPISSTPNYLQPREFSSCVSCEENSSCLDQIFDSCLQTDTYLDPLLNSTQITQHYFPDSFQAAPFCFNQSLTPGSPSDSSTLSGSLDYGYSPAQLPSYVPENYSSPPSLDTRNCGYTSEDCSYPHLPSHTQYNCSSLATSSVCYCASCEAEHLEAIRASEYFPYPSTDYVDFTPSAAAASDFYKREANCDICYS, encoded by the exons TTGGCTTCCAGACCAAGGGCACACAGAATTCAGAGCCTCCCTAGAAGGCACGCATGGCCTG AAAAACCAAAGGTGTATCAAGGTGTCCGTGTGAAGATCACGGTGAAGGAGCTGTTGCAGCAGAGAAGGGCACACCAGGCAGCCTCCGGGGGAACC CTGTCTGGAAGCAGCAGCGTCGACATTTCAGACCCAGTCACACCATCTTCTGCAG GACTGTACTTTGAGCCTGAACCGATTTCTTCCACGCCCAATTACCTTCAACCCCGAGAATTTTCTAGCTGTGTTTCTTGTGAAGAAAACTCAAGCTGCCTAGACCAGATCTTTGATTCCTGCCTTCAGACAGATACATACCTGGACCCTTTGCTCAATTCCACACAAATCACTCAACACTATTTCCCAGACAGCTTCCAGGCTGCCCCTTTCTGCTTTAACCAGAGCCTG acCCCAGGTTCGCCTTCGGATTCCTCCACTCTCTCTGGCTCCTTGGACTATGGCTATTCGCCAGCTCAGCTGCCTTCTTATGTTCCAGAGAATTACAGTTCTCCCCCCTCCCTGGACACCAGAAACTGTGGTTATACCTCGGAAGACTGCTCCTACCCTCACCTGCCCTCGCACACCCAGTACAACTGCTCCTCCTTAGCCACCTCCTCAGTCTGTTACTGCGCTTCCTGCGAGGCCGAGCACTTGGAAGCCATCAGAGCATCAGAGTATTTCCCCTACCCAAGCACAGACTACGTGGACTTCACTCCCTCGGCGGCAGCAGCCAGCGATTTCTACAAAAGGGAAGCAAACTGCGACATCTGCTATAGTTAA
- the LOC119537298 gene encoding uncharacterized protein LOC119537298 produces MSLGVSPRRAAWAHRSSGASWSSASSGTSPFQAPEDRALDLESALQKGPPCELARPGRNAPDYTGLCELPSTDRRWGGGVSGEGGPARRIRGRCGPGPRQAAVSRSGWAARTKRAGPGELSRSAVAAGAQKDSGPDLDLGVSAAESCREGPGPAVWVCRARSAWVPSTGAQDGSASPGHCGDRSRTTGSTPHPQAKSRELGVFPETEAVLFLVQIQGIPCPTRRAWAPRPLRGRVSPPKFLAALRATRTAGAPRGPQRGASATQLCAARTPSLLPGSRKSSGNTPRSKLPWPTRPDPGEAAELPDIVVS; encoded by the exons ATGTCTTTGG GCGTTTCTCCGCGGCGCGCGGCCTGGGCGCACCGAAGCTCTGGGGCGAGTTGGAGCAGCGCGAGCTCCGGGACAAGCCCTTTCCAGGCTCCCGAGGATCGCGCGCTCGACTTGGAGTCTGCCCTCCAAAAGGGGCCTCCCTGCGAGTTGGCGCGGCCGGGCCGTAACGCTCCGGACTACACGGGCCTGTGCGAGCTGCCAAGCACGGAccggaggtggggggggggggtctctggGGAGGGAGGCCCTGCGCGCCGGATCCGGGGACGCTGCGGTCCCGGGCCCCGCCAAGCCGCAGTGAGTAGGTCCGGCTGGGCTGCTAGGACAAAGCGGGCGGGGCCGGGCGAGCTTTCGAGGTCAGCGGTGGCCGCAGGAGCCCAGAAGGACTCCGGCCCTGACCTCGACCTTGGAGTGAGCGCCGCGGAATCGTGCCGGGAGGGGCCGGGCCCCGCGGTTTGGGTCTGCCGCGCGCGCTCAGCCTGGGTGCCAAGCACTGGTGCCCAGGACGGCAGCGCCTCGCCTGGTCACTGCGGGGACCGCAGCCGGACAACAgggagcaccccccacccccaggcaaaATCCCGAGAGCTGGGGGTCTTCCCGGAAACCGAGGCTGTGTTATTCCTCGTCCAGATCCAGGGAATCCCGTGTCCAACCCGCAGGGCCTGGGCGCCGCGCCCTCTCCGCGGTCGGGTTTCTCCTCCCAAATTCCTCGCTGCGTTAAGGGCTACTCGGACAGCGGGCGCGCCGCGGGGTCCGCAGAGGGGGGCCTCCGCCACTCAGCTCTGTGCGGCCCGCAcgccctccttgctcccaggctCACG GAAAAGCAGTGGAAATACACCTAGATCGAAACTCCCCTGGCCCACACGACCCGACCCAGGAGAAGCAGCCGAGTTACCCGACATCGTGGTCAGCTGA